The following proteins are encoded in a genomic region of Natrinema sp. DC36:
- a CDS encoding HIT family protein, with protein sequence MSTIFSQIVEGEIPARIVYEDETTIAFLDANPLAPGHTLVIPKDEYERLNDVPEDVATDLYATIHRMVPAVEESVDADATTVAFNNGEEAGQEVPHVHCHIVPRFEGDGGGPIHAMFGGPADLEDDELDDIADEIESRA encoded by the coding sequence ATGAGTACGATCTTCAGTCAGATCGTGGAGGGAGAAATTCCCGCGCGAATCGTGTACGAGGACGAGACGACGATCGCCTTCCTCGACGCCAACCCGCTGGCACCGGGGCACACGCTAGTAATCCCCAAAGACGAGTACGAGCGGCTGAACGACGTTCCCGAAGACGTCGCGACGGATCTCTACGCGACCATCCACCGCATGGTCCCCGCCGTCGAGGAGAGTGTCGACGCCGACGCGACCACCGTCGCGTTCAACAACGGCGAGGAAGCCGGACAGGAGGTTCCCCACGTTCACTGCCACATCGTCCCGCGCTTCGAGGGCGACGGTGGCGGCCCTATTCACGCCATGTTCGGCGGACCAGCCGATCTCGAGGACGACGAACTCGACGACATCGCCGACGAGATCGAGTCTCGAGCCTGA
- a CDS encoding A24 family peptidase: MTVSGVSAASPDFLRLVAVPVFAWTAYRDIETRRVSSAVWIPLSLLGTALLIWDGWLAWSAGGDAWTYEFLIPTAISLGLVVPIAYLFWWFGGFGGADAKALLVLAVLFPTFPEYALGSWTFPIAETTAIGTFSFTILTNAVLVGIALPIALAIRNAVAGRIAPVMFVGWPVSWDRIPETHGRLLETPSGLSRGGLDLDALRMYLRWRGLSLADLREDPERYRDPATLPAEPNPPTDGAVTATGQPRSDGGTLESDADDAVPETVAESDAPEYDDPWGADAFLEDIDGSAYGTTPETLRDGLEVLATEETVWISPGTPFLVPVFVGLVIALVYGDLLLGTLF, encoded by the coding sequence GTGACAGTCTCTGGCGTCTCGGCGGCGAGTCCGGACTTCCTTCGACTCGTCGCCGTCCCCGTCTTCGCCTGGACCGCCTACCGCGACATCGAGACCAGACGCGTCTCGAGTGCCGTCTGGATCCCCCTTTCCCTGCTGGGCACTGCGCTGTTGATCTGGGACGGCTGGCTCGCCTGGAGCGCCGGCGGGGACGCGTGGACCTACGAGTTTCTGATTCCGACGGCGATCAGCCTGGGACTGGTCGTTCCGATCGCCTACCTGTTCTGGTGGTTCGGCGGCTTCGGCGGGGCCGACGCGAAAGCGCTGCTCGTGTTAGCCGTCCTCTTTCCGACCTTCCCCGAGTACGCGCTGGGATCGTGGACGTTCCCGATCGCCGAGACGACCGCCATCGGAACGTTCTCGTTTACGATCCTGACCAATGCCGTTCTGGTTGGGATCGCGCTCCCGATCGCGCTGGCGATCCGAAACGCCGTCGCGGGTCGGATCGCGCCGGTCATGTTCGTCGGCTGGCCGGTCTCCTGGGACCGGATTCCGGAGACCCACGGCCGCCTGCTCGAGACGCCGTCGGGGCTCTCTCGAGGCGGCCTCGACCTCGACGCGCTCCGGATGTATCTCCGCTGGCGGGGGCTCTCGCTGGCCGACCTGCGCGAGGATCCCGAGCGGTACCGCGATCCGGCGACGCTGCCCGCCGAGCCGAACCCGCCGACCGACGGCGCGGTGACTGCGACCGGACAGCCACGCAGCGACGGTGGGACGCTCGAGTCGGACGCCGACGACGCGGTCCCTGAAACTGTCGCGGAATCGGACGCGCCCGAGTACGACGACCCGTGGGGTGCCGACGCCTTCCTCGAGGACATCGACGGCTCGGCCTACGGAACGACACCGGAGACGCTGCGAGACGGTCTCGAGGTGCTCGCGACGGAAGAGACGGTCTGGATCTCGCCGGGAACGCCGTTTCTCGTCCCGGTGTTCGTCGGGCTGGTGATCGCGCTGGTCTACGGGGACCTGCTGCTGGGAACGTTGTTCTGA
- the ugpC gene encoding sn-glycerol-3-phosphate ABC transporter ATP-binding protein UgpC, which yields MTGVTIDGVTKTFQDSNGEIVAVDDVTIEIEDGEFLVLVGPSGCGKSTTLRMVAGLETVTDGSIKLDGQPIEHRQPKDRNVAMVFQSYALYPHMTVRENMRFGLEESTDLGDDAIDSRVEESAEMMGIGDLLDRKPSELSGGQQQRVALGRAIVRDPEVFLMDEPLSNLDAKLRSQMRTELQRIQQELGVTTVYVTHDQTEAMTMSDRIAVLNDGQLMQVGTPLECYHRPANRFVADFIGEPSMNFIDVERRGDALVTTDESISYPISADVASNLGDATELVLGIRPEDIEVGDVTAADAHTLSATIDVVEPTGDDNVVYLDLAATGISLVATVDGMRRLESGETVPISVPEDAIHVFDRATGDALHNRRLETADAGHPVQ from the coding sequence ATGACAGGAGTAACGATCGACGGCGTAACGAAGACGTTTCAGGACAGCAACGGCGAAATCGTCGCCGTCGACGACGTAACGATCGAGATCGAGGACGGGGAGTTCCTCGTCCTCGTCGGCCCCTCGGGCTGTGGCAAGTCGACGACCCTGCGGATGGTCGCCGGCCTCGAGACGGTCACGGACGGCTCGATCAAACTCGACGGACAACCGATCGAACACCGCCAGCCCAAAGACCGGAACGTGGCGATGGTGTTCCAGTCCTACGCGCTGTATCCCCACATGACCGTGCGGGAGAACATGCGCTTCGGACTCGAGGAGTCGACCGACCTCGGCGACGACGCGATCGACAGCCGCGTCGAGGAGAGCGCGGAGATGATGGGAATCGGGGATCTGCTCGACCGGAAACCGAGCGAGCTCTCCGGCGGGCAACAACAGCGCGTCGCGCTCGGTCGAGCGATCGTCCGCGATCCCGAGGTCTTCCTGATGGACGAACCGCTGTCGAACCTCGACGCCAAACTGCGCTCGCAGATGCGGACCGAACTCCAGCGGATTCAGCAGGAACTCGGCGTGACGACCGTCTACGTCACGCACGACCAGACCGAGGCGATGACGATGTCCGATCGCATCGCCGTCCTCAACGACGGGCAGCTGATGCAGGTCGGGACGCCCTTGGAGTGTTACCACCGACCGGCCAACCGCTTCGTCGCCGACTTCATCGGCGAACCCTCGATGAACTTCATCGACGTCGAGCGACGGGGGGATGCGCTCGTGACGACCGACGAGAGTATCTCCTACCCGATCTCGGCGGACGTGGCGTCGAATCTCGGCGACGCGACGGAGCTCGTCCTCGGGATCCGTCCCGAAGACATCGAAGTCGGAGACGTGACGGCGGCCGACGCCCACACCCTGTCGGCGACGATCGACGTGGTCGAACCGACGGGCGATGACAACGTCGTCTACCTTGACCTGGCCGCCACCGGCATTTCCCTCGTCGCGACCGTCGACGGGATGCGCCGACTCGAGAGCGGCGAGACGGTACCGATCAGCGTCCCCGAAGACGCGATCCACGTCTTCGATCGCGCGACCGGCGACGCGCTGCACAACCGCCGCCTCGAAACGGCCGACGCGGGACACCCGGTCCAGTAG
- a CDS encoding carbohydrate ABC transporter permease: MSNAQSGSTQETTESRFEQLGYRRVGLYAVLAAVAVLFLVPLVSGLMTSIKGGNAFATTLPFVPPSPAVATLEPWSTAFSRLGRSMVNSALVAIPATILSALFGSMMAFGLTKIDWRGQLVVVTLLLAAVFIPYQAVLVPLRQGWSMVGLEATLVLIPVVGDALAERTGLFELIVTHTAYGIPICTILFRSYYQKLNDEILEAARLDGAPERRVYRRIVLPLSVPMFAVTLIYQFTQIWNDFLIALVLLNSPENFVVTMELNALAGSMQSMYNVQMAGAFIAALPTLLVYIAFGEQFAKGATV, from the coding sequence ATGAGTAACGCGCAATCGGGATCGACCCAGGAGACGACCGAATCGCGGTTCGAACAGCTCGGCTACCGGCGTGTCGGCCTCTACGCAGTGCTCGCCGCCGTCGCCGTTCTCTTCCTCGTTCCCCTGGTCAGCGGGCTGATGACCTCGATCAAGGGCGGGAACGCGTTCGCGACGACCCTCCCCTTCGTCCCGCCGTCGCCTGCCGTCGCGACGCTCGAGCCGTGGTCGACCGCGTTCTCGCGGCTCGGCCGTTCGATGGTAAACAGCGCGCTCGTCGCCATTCCAGCGACGATCCTTTCGGCGCTGTTCGGGAGCATGATGGCGTTCGGACTCACGAAGATCGACTGGCGCGGTCAGCTCGTCGTCGTTACCCTGCTGCTCGCGGCGGTCTTCATCCCCTATCAGGCGGTTCTCGTGCCGCTGCGACAGGGCTGGTCGATGGTCGGACTCGAGGCCACGCTCGTGCTGATTCCAGTCGTCGGCGACGCGCTGGCGGAGCGAACCGGCCTCTTCGAGCTGATCGTCACCCACACGGCCTACGGGATCCCGATCTGTACGATCCTCTTTCGGTCGTACTACCAGAAGCTCAACGACGAGATTCTCGAGGCGGCGCGACTCGACGGCGCACCGGAGCGACGGGTCTACCGTCGCATCGTCCTGCCGCTGTCGGTGCCGATGTTCGCGGTGACGCTGATCTATCAGTTCACCCAGATCTGGAACGACTTCCTGATCGCGCTCGTCCTCTTGAACTCGCCGGAGAACTTCGTGGTGACGATGGAGCTGAACGCGCTCGCGGGATCGATGCAGAGCATGTACAACGTCCAGATGGCCGGCGCGTTCATCGCGGCGCTGCCGACGCTGCTCGTCTACATCGCGTTCGGTGAACAGTTCGCGAAAGGTGCAACCGTATGA
- a CDS encoding sugar ABC transporter permease, with protein MIERLVQRLRQSADSGTDSSRAPRSSSGRRADGGERSEDGSRSSSELRSDGGVNASESSVNRSDESDPGQSGSLLEALRRNKFVRSLPFWLPGFALVAAFVYGAIGWNFLISLTDWEGLGEPDYTTISLDTYLQLLQDPAFRNATWNTFVLMVSFTVIALGVGLFLAILMDREIRFGNGFRTIYLLPMSLSFVVTAIFWKWMYNASDGVINVALQTVGLGAIAPDWLGDPRFKLWAVVIALIWQFSGYCMIVYLSALRAIPDDHYEAARVDGATTLRLYRRVIIPQLRAATMGATVVLMVFALKAFDFIYVIYGGSQPGPSADILGIMMYREAFSGNPEWAYGSAVAMVLFVLALAVIAPYAFAQYRRGDL; from the coding sequence ATGATCGAGCGGCTCGTACAGCGCCTCCGGCAGTCGGCCGACTCAGGGACGGACTCGTCTCGAGCCCCGCGGTCCTCGTCGGGGCGTCGCGCTGACGGCGGTGAGCGGTCCGAGGATGGATCGCGATCCTCGTCGGAGCTCCGCTCCGACGGCGGGGTCAACGCCAGCGAGTCCAGTGTCAACCGATCGGACGAGTCCGATCCCGGGCAGTCGGGATCGCTGCTTGAGGCCCTTCGTCGGAACAAGTTCGTGCGGTCGCTCCCGTTCTGGCTCCCCGGATTCGCCCTCGTGGCCGCGTTCGTCTACGGCGCGATCGGGTGGAACTTCCTGATCTCGCTGACCGACTGGGAGGGGCTGGGCGAGCCGGACTACACGACCATCTCGCTGGATACGTACCTCCAGCTCCTCCAGGATCCCGCGTTCCGCAACGCGACATGGAACACGTTCGTGTTGATGGTGTCGTTTACCGTCATCGCGCTCGGCGTCGGGCTCTTCCTGGCGATCCTGATGGACCGAGAGATTCGCTTTGGCAACGGCTTTCGGACGATCTACCTGTTGCCGATGAGCCTCTCGTTCGTCGTCACCGCTATCTTCTGGAAGTGGATGTACAACGCCTCGGACGGCGTGATCAACGTGGCGCTCCAGACGGTCGGGCTCGGTGCGATCGCCCCCGACTGGCTCGGGGACCCCCGATTTAAGCTCTGGGCGGTCGTCATCGCGCTCATCTGGCAGTTCAGCGGCTACTGCATGATCGTCTACCTGTCGGCGCTGCGAGCCATCCCCGACGACCACTACGAGGCGGCCCGCGTCGACGGTGCGACGACCCTGCGGCTCTACCGGCGCGTAATTATCCCGCAACTCCGCGCGGCGACGATGGGCGCGACGGTCGTGCTCATGGTCTTCGCGCTGAAAGCGTTCGACTTCATCTACGTGATCTACGGCGGCAGCCAGCCGGGTCCCTCGGCCGACATCCTCGGTATCATGATGTACCGCGAGGCGTTCTCCGGGAACCCGGAGTGGGCGTACGGATCCGCGGTGGCGATGGTGCTGTTCGTGCTGGCGCTCGCCGTGATCGCCCCCTACGCGTTCGCACAGTATCGACGAGGTGACCTATGA
- a CDS encoding ABC transporter substrate-binding protein, whose translation MSIERETNEPTLRRRHVLGAMGAAGGLALAGCLGGGGSNADSLDEVLDDDLEESEYETLEIAHWWTAGGEADAINALVSGFESEHPDIDYELQESPGGGGSALETDIRSRMVDNDPPSTFQTWPGQTLTTYTDEDLLFDIGEHVWESDMRDAYLPGPEEQSQIDGTYYAVPINIHRLNNVFYNVSVLEDAGVDPASLESPGDFLDALATVDDAGYTGFAQSTSTFMMVQLWAMTLLAEGGAETYDSVINGDVSGNEETVRSSLERVVEFSEYFPGDASSVSWDEANGDVIAGDAAFHHNGDWAAGQYLGEDGFDFENDWDYIPFPGTAGMYALNMDSFVFPKNNPSPNATLAFLQYVATPDAQRRFNQNKGSIPPRDDVDTEEYTDFHQRQIEQFQSADEQPPSMAHGLALSPGKQSGVESVMTAMAENWDADEAYDGIVDKLE comes from the coding sequence ATGTCAATCGAAAGGGAAACCAACGAACCGACGCTGCGGCGGCGTCACGTTCTCGGCGCGATGGGTGCTGCAGGCGGGCTGGCGCTGGCCGGCTGCCTCGGTGGCGGTGGATCGAACGCTGACTCGCTCGACGAGGTGCTCGACGACGACCTCGAGGAGAGCGAGTACGAGACGCTCGAGATCGCCCACTGGTGGACCGCGGGCGGCGAAGCCGACGCGATCAATGCCCTCGTGTCGGGATTCGAGTCGGAACATCCCGACATCGACTACGAGCTACAGGAGTCGCCCGGTGGCGGCGGCAGCGCACTCGAGACGGACATTCGCAGTCGGATGGTCGACAACGATCCGCCGAGCACGTTCCAGACCTGGCCCGGGCAGACGCTGACGACGTACACCGACGAAGACCTCCTGTTCGATATCGGCGAACACGTCTGGGAGAGCGACATGCGGGACGCCTACCTCCCGGGTCCAGAGGAGCAATCCCAGATCGACGGGACGTACTACGCGGTCCCGATCAACATCCACCGGCTCAACAACGTGTTCTACAACGTGTCGGTGCTCGAGGATGCGGGCGTCGATCCGGCCTCTCTCGAGAGTCCAGGTGACTTCCTCGACGCGCTCGCAACCGTCGACGACGCCGGATACACCGGTTTCGCCCAGTCGACGAGCACGTTCATGATGGTCCAGCTGTGGGCGATGACGTTGCTGGCCGAGGGCGGTGCGGAGACGTACGACTCGGTAATCAATGGCGACGTCTCGGGGAACGAGGAGACCGTCCGCAGCTCGCTCGAGCGGGTCGTCGAGTTCTCGGAGTACTTCCCCGGGGACGCGAGTTCCGTCTCGTGGGACGAGGCAAACGGCGACGTCATCGCCGGCGACGCGGCGTTCCACCACAACGGCGACTGGGCCGCCGGCCAGTACCTCGGTGAGGACGGGTTCGACTTCGAGAACGACTGGGACTACATCCCGTTCCCGGGAACGGCAGGGATGTACGCCCTGAACATGGACTCCTTCGTTTTCCCGAAGAACAATCCGTCCCCGAATGCGACGCTCGCGTTCCTCCAGTACGTGGCGACGCCGGACGCACAGCGGCGGTTCAACCAGAACAAGGGATCGATTCCGCCGCGGGACGACGTCGACACCGAGGAGTACACCGACTTCCACCAGCGCCAGATCGAGCAGTTCCAGTCCGCCGACGAACAGCCGCCGTCGATGGCACACGGGCTGGCACTGTCGCCGGGCAAGCAGTCGGGCGTCGAGAGCGTCATGACGGCGATGGCCGAAAACTGGGACGCCGACGAGGCCTACGACGGCATCGTCGACAAACTCGAGTAA
- a CDS encoding HPP family protein, with translation MREGAAFSTLYVGVLLAVPGLLAWVTGQAFIFPSLGPSAFLLATIREGEVTAPRRVIGGHCIGVVAGLLAYHAIAPDLGVSVTTSAPALATAQLRFVASGVVAVVLTSGGMLATETVHPPACATTLIVSLGLLSSIIDGALIVFAVVVLVAAHKLVMHGRPFGYYGPLG, from the coding sequence ATGAGAGAGGGCGCGGCGTTTTCGACCCTGTACGTCGGCGTTCTGCTCGCAGTCCCAGGGCTGCTAGCCTGGGTAACCGGACAGGCGTTTATTTTTCCGAGTCTTGGGCCCTCCGCATTCCTGTTAGCGACGATTCGAGAAGGGGAGGTCACCGCGCCTCGACGGGTGATCGGCGGGCACTGTATCGGCGTCGTGGCCGGACTACTCGCGTATCACGCGATCGCACCCGATCTCGGCGTGAGCGTAACCACGTCCGCACCGGCGCTCGCGACCGCACAGCTCCGATTCGTCGCTAGCGGTGTGGTCGCCGTCGTGCTCACCTCGGGTGGGATGCTGGCGACCGAGACGGTCCATCCGCCCGCCTGTGCGACGACGCTGATCGTCTCGCTTGGGCTCCTCTCCTCGATCATCGATGGCGCGCTCATCGTGTTCGCCGTCGTCGTCCTCGTCGCCGCGCACAAGCTCGTCATGCACGGGCGACCGTTCGGTTACTACGGTCCGCTCGGGTAG
- the fer gene encoding ferredoxin Fer, translating to MPTVEYLNYEVLDDQGWDMDDDDLFDEASDAGLDEEDYGTLDVAEGEYILEAAEAQGYDWPFSCRAGACANCAAIVFDGEINMDMQQILSDEEVEEKDVRLTCIGSAETDEVKIVYNAKHLDYLQNRVI from the coding sequence ATGCCCACGGTAGAATACCTCAATTACGAAGTACTGGACGACCAGGGCTGGGACATGGACGACGACGACCTCTTCGACGAGGCCAGCGACGCCGGCCTCGACGAGGAGGATTACGGCACGCTCGACGTCGCCGAGGGCGAATACATCCTCGAGGCGGCCGAGGCGCAGGGCTACGACTGGCCGTTCTCGTGCCGAGCCGGTGCCTGTGCGAACTGTGCGGCGATCGTCTTCGACGGCGAGATCAACATGGACATGCAGCAGATCCTCTCCGACGAGGAGGTCGAGGAGAAGGACGTCCGCCTGACTTGTATCGGCTCGGCCGAAACCGATGAAGTCAAAATTGTTTACAACGCCAAACACCTCGACTACCTGCAGAACCGCGTCATTTAA